A window of Elusimicrobiota bacterium contains these coding sequences:
- a CDS encoding M23 family metallopeptidase, producing the protein MSFSRRLLNLFLAWLLILETLPAQASPGRVPSATLTGNSEEAYSLTEGFFDGSLDSSLSPAAPSPAGPFTPDIPTQDNSLFSSSQDRIVVAQAGPTREDLRRRACAVDPANCGSTPDMPTTTEPNTTGGNNQTGSNPGTQGRQGTGNRNVDFNNAIEGEGIGAAIAGIPAIAAGIALLFTPFALFSIIPFTYSGLALIGALMRGKEGASLLNGLGYFGEAIGIGLGGILASMATTLTLGLVDTTIDDPKSWRSKLFNGANIAGRVLTLVGAAAVSGVAMAGLLPVPLPAAIAIGGAAVASAGGQVIAWFVRVKMPQDKLERLNKESDAFRAEIVSLNSERASLQVQANGLGSRLLSEVYVPLPPYQSPLLEAHSFGDAALDQRLDSAEFYHRSVSGIVDRARRSTAALRRQVNDLQGLERSYNKLRVTHEEGTLRALPDPRYCRGPNCRSTAGVDNTHPDYPNDHETLRDLEASDRLRDALPISLWQPHEPEEPNAPPQTTRGYLEDENLQDPYLHRGLDINASRGTALVSHVAAEVVFAGYYESDTARQYEDVADRLENQRSIRMNPADLANISRGLGNVIVLAPASSNSQLQVFQHLGRKEVATDAQGKAIAFNTGDGPVIIGRDIPGSGINVSQGDRVLPGTILGTVGNTGRVGGRLSRGATAGTHLHWGVIEVNPEINPRMRALRDGKWDEWAQQYSPGELDRYGQSDKQEVLYRELRKKYFEAMGWQQFDDNTGEPIGDRGQPNADKIKAF; encoded by the coding sequence GTGTCTTTCTCCCGTCGACTCCTCAATCTTTTTCTAGCCTGGCTTCTAATACTGGAAACCCTGCCGGCTCAAGCTTCTCCCGGACGAGTCCCGTCGGCGACGTTAACAGGAAATTCTGAAGAAGCCTATTCTTTGACCGAGGGTTTTTTCGACGGTTCCTTAGATTCGTCTTTGTCGCCCGCCGCTCCCTCTCCCGCAGGTCCTTTTACCCCCGATATCCCCACTCAAGACAATTCTCTGTTTTCTTCTTCCCAGGATCGCATCGTCGTTGCCCAAGCCGGTCCTACCAGAGAAGATTTACGCCGCAGGGCTTGCGCCGTGGACCCAGCCAATTGCGGCTCAACGCCTGATATGCCCACAACCACAGAACCCAATACCACCGGCGGGAATAATCAAACAGGCTCCAATCCAGGAACCCAAGGACGGCAAGGAACAGGCAATAGAAACGTTGACTTTAACAATGCCATCGAGGGCGAAGGCATTGGCGCAGCAATTGCGGGAATTCCCGCAATTGCCGCAGGCATAGCCCTGCTTTTTACTCCCTTTGCGCTTTTCTCCATCATTCCTTTCACCTACTCCGGCCTTGCCCTCATCGGCGCTCTTATGCGCGGCAAAGAGGGCGCCAGTTTGTTAAACGGCCTTGGCTATTTCGGAGAAGCCATAGGCATTGGATTGGGCGGTATTTTGGCGTCGATGGCCACCACGCTGACTTTGGGTTTGGTGGATACCACGATTGATGACCCCAAATCTTGGAGATCGAAGCTGTTTAACGGCGCCAATATCGCGGGCCGGGTGCTGACCTTAGTGGGCGCAGCCGCCGTTTCCGGTGTTGCCATGGCGGGGCTATTGCCGGTTCCCTTGCCTGCGGCCATAGCCATCGGAGGAGCCGCCGTCGCCAGCGCCGGCGGCCAGGTGATTGCATGGTTTGTCCGGGTAAAAATGCCTCAGGATAAGTTGGAACGTTTGAATAAGGAAAGCGATGCTTTTCGTGCGGAGATCGTTTCTTTAAATAGCGAACGGGCAAGCTTGCAAGTCCAGGCCAATGGGCTCGGGTCTAGATTGCTGTCTGAAGTTTATGTTCCGCTACCCCCTTATCAATCTCCGCTTCTTGAGGCACATTCATTTGGAGACGCTGCTCTTGATCAGCGTTTGGATTCAGCCGAATTCTATCATCGTTCGGTTTCCGGCATCGTCGATAGAGCTCGTCGGAGTACGGCCGCCTTGAGACGCCAAGTCAATGATCTTCAGGGACTAGAGCGAAGTTACAATAAATTAAGAGTCACTCATGAAGAAGGTACTCTGAGGGCCCTTCCCGATCCTCGTTATTGCCGTGGGCCTAACTGCCGCTCAACAGCTGGAGTCGACAATACGCATCCCGATTACCCCAATGATCATGAAACATTGCGGGATTTAGAGGCTTCAGATAGGTTGCGTGACGCTCTGCCCATTTCTTTGTGGCAACCCCATGAACCGGAGGAGCCAAATGCTCCCCCGCAAACTACGAGAGGTTATTTGGAAGATGAGAATCTTCAGGATCCTTATCTTCACCGAGGTTTGGATATCAATGCTTCAAGAGGCACAGCTCTGGTCAGCCATGTGGCGGCAGAAGTTGTTTTTGCTGGCTATTATGAAAGTGATACTGCACGGCAATATGAAGATGTTGCAGACCGTCTCGAAAACCAACGCTCAATCCGTATGAACCCCGCTGATTTAGCAAATATTAGCCGGGGTCTAGGCAATGTCATAGTTCTGGCACCCGCCAGTTCGAATTCCCAGCTTCAAGTATTCCAGCATTTAGGACGCAAAGAGGTTGCAACCGATGCCCAAGGAAAAGCTATTGCTTTTAACACGGGAGATGGCCCTGTTATTATCGGTCGAGATATTCCTGGTTCAGGCATTAATGTTAGTCAGGGAGATAGAGTCTTACCTGGAACTATACTCGGGACGGTAGGTAATACTGGACGCGTTGGTGGTCGCCTAAGTCGCGGCGCAACTGCCGGTACCCATCTTCACTGGGGAGTTATTGAAGTGAATCCAGAAATCAATCCACGCATGCGTGCGCTTAGAGATGGTAAATGGGATGAGTGGGCCCAGCAGTATTCTCCAGGAGAACTGGATAGGTACGGTCAATCCGATAAGCAAGAGGTTTTATATAGAGAGTTAAGAAAAAAATATTTTGAAGCTATGGGTTGGCAGCAATTTGATGATAATACCGGAGAACCGATAGGCGACAGGGGACAGCCGAATGCCGATAAAATTAAAGCTTTT
- a CDS encoding protein kinase: MSANSGKLRGSVDDAEAMLNRSPGSRAAKGIYEYAVKSLDGASSARQGPGGGVKIWDDGPGGGGLGAPADLSSDHQGHQLFQGGLSGATLSQSLALKAQHKLAAGDLRGALLAATQAISADPTNAQAYITRAAILNKLGNFRAAALDATRSLSIDPRSPHALNERSWAFVKLKEFIPGLKDAEASLALDATQAAAHLNRAMALEGLGKLREALEEFRIAAKLDPALETFYEDAVAKYGDKVGWKDKRKGKFAKLRRRMGPLGHTGALLSLAVLGFAGCCFGLVMLLKDRSESAFDFIKRTTGAGRLRASSVKTPAAPAMAAPSPFRAVAAAQTSGFLIAGNYKIAKEIGRGGMGVVYEGMDMALQRTVAIKQMRPEIRQSSREAERFMAEARLVASLKHPNIVEIHSVLQENDELFLVFEHVSGRGLHKLLDEKRHLSAVETKKVLVDVCQALDYAHSKKVIHRDLKPSNIMIANDGIAKVMDFGIAHQAKITVAKLTSTEIRGTPAYMPPEQEMGLASKESDLYALGAMIYEMLTGEMPFTGPNFMLQKQRKMFRRPSELVSNLPKTLNDFFDRALQPEPADRFHSAADLLQAFEKSV; this comes from the coding sequence ATGTCTGCGAATTCCGGAAAACTGCGTGGTTCTGTCGATGATGCCGAGGCCATGCTAAATAGGAGTCCGGGCAGCAGGGCGGCCAAGGGCATTTACGAATACGCGGTTAAGTCTTTGGATGGGGCTTCATCCGCCCGCCAAGGGCCCGGCGGCGGCGTTAAAATTTGGGATGACGGGCCGGGCGGCGGAGGTCTCGGCGCGCCCGCTGATTTAAGCTCCGATCATCAAGGGCATCAATTATTTCAAGGCGGATTAAGCGGCGCCACTTTGTCTCAATCCTTGGCCTTGAAGGCGCAGCATAAATTGGCTGCCGGAGACTTAAGAGGAGCGCTTTTAGCCGCGACTCAGGCGATTTCCGCTGATCCCACCAATGCGCAGGCTTATATCACGCGCGCCGCTATTTTGAACAAATTGGGCAATTTTCGGGCCGCGGCCTTGGACGCGACCCGTTCCCTTTCCATTGATCCCCGATCGCCCCATGCTTTAAATGAGCGCTCCTGGGCCTTCGTTAAATTGAAAGAGTTTATTCCCGGATTAAAAGATGCAGAGGCGTCGTTGGCGCTCGATGCCACGCAAGCCGCCGCGCATTTAAACCGGGCCATGGCTTTGGAAGGTTTGGGCAAATTGCGGGAGGCTTTGGAAGAATTCAGGATCGCGGCAAAACTGGACCCGGCTTTGGAAACGTTTTATGAGGATGCGGTGGCCAAATACGGAGACAAAGTCGGGTGGAAAGACAAGCGAAAGGGCAAATTCGCCAAGCTGCGCCGTAGGATGGGGCCGCTGGGCCATACAGGAGCTCTGTTGAGCCTTGCTGTTTTGGGTTTTGCGGGTTGCTGTTTCGGCTTAGTGATGCTGCTTAAAGACCGTTCGGAAAGCGCTTTTGATTTTATTAAGCGCACAACAGGCGCGGGCCGATTAAGAGCAAGTTCGGTTAAAACGCCCGCTGCGCCGGCCATGGCTGCGCCGTCGCCTTTTCGAGCTGTCGCAGCTGCGCAGACATCCGGATTTTTAATCGCCGGCAATTACAAAATTGCCAAAGAAATCGGCCGCGGGGGCATGGGCGTGGTTTACGAGGGCATGGACATGGCGCTTCAAAGAACAGTGGCCATCAAACAAATGCGTCCGGAAATCCGCCAATCAAGCAGGGAAGCCGAACGTTTTATGGCTGAGGCCAGATTGGTCGCGAGTTTGAAGCACCCCAATATCGTTGAAATCCATTCCGTGCTTCAGGAAAACGACGAACTTTTTTTGGTTTTTGAGCACGTGTCCGGCAGAGGCCTTCATAAGCTTTTAGATGAGAAGCGGCATCTCTCTGCCGTTGAAACCAAAAAAGTCTTAGTTGATGTGTGCCAAGCCTTGGATTACGCGCATTCGAAAAAAGTCATCCACAGGGACCTCAAACCCTCGAATATCATGATTGCCAATGATGGAATCGCCAAAGTCATGGATTTCGGCATCGCTCATCAGGCCAAAATAACGGTCGCCAAGCTGACCTCGACCGAGATCAGAGGAACCCCGGCTTATATGCCCCCTGAGCAAGAAATGGGTTTAGCCAGCAAAGAATCGGATTTGTACGCGCTGGGCGCCATGATTTATGAAATGCTGACAGGGGAAATGCCCTTTACCGGACCCAATTTCATGCTTCAGAAGCAGCGCAAAATGTTCAGGCGGCCTTCGGAGCTGGTTTCTAATTTGCCTAAAACTCTGAATGATTTTTTCGATCGAGCGCTTCAGCCCGAACCCGCCGACCGTTTTCATAGCGCAGCCGACCTTCTGCAAGCCTTCGAAAAATCCGTCTGA
- a CDS encoding alkaline phosphatase family protein: protein MPMRLFSLLILFLIPIHGRAAESKTTNSTAAGNVVLVTLDGVRWQEFFGGPDPDLDSSETGVVFSRFWSQTAPQSVIYGNPATGNQMRIANLTGVSLPGYFSMMSGLTTGCLANDCDRVGYGTFPERLVNLLGLEPEQAATFASWAPIALAVEHSAGATAVRAGPQAGDSPDDLVSPEARLDRLTFSKALAYLMARRPRFLYISLNDSDHWGHEGDYARYLAALRQYDLWLALLAATIDGLGDYGRNTTLIVTTDHGRGTGADWTGHAMIMQARDIWLYARGPHVSPTGSVVGASAHTHLDIRPTIELLMGLCPRSCDDCGSPLPEVTSGLAACSP, encoded by the coding sequence ATGCCTATGCGATTATTTTCGTTGCTGATTCTTTTTTTAATTCCTATTCATGGCCGGGCGGCCGAGAGTAAAACCACGAATTCCACAGCAGCGGGCAATGTCGTTTTAGTGACTTTAGACGGCGTACGTTGGCAAGAGTTTTTTGGCGGTCCCGATCCCGATTTGGATTCAAGTGAGACGGGCGTCGTTTTCTCGCGTTTTTGGTCGCAAACGGCCCCTCAAAGCGTCATTTACGGAAATCCTGCGACCGGCAATCAAATGCGGATCGCTAATTTGACGGGGGTTAGCCTGCCCGGTTATTTCAGCATGATGTCCGGCCTGACAACCGGTTGTTTGGCCAACGATTGCGATCGTGTCGGCTACGGCACTTTCCCTGAACGTCTGGTCAATCTCTTGGGTTTGGAACCGGAGCAAGCGGCCACATTCGCTTCATGGGCGCCCATTGCCCTGGCTGTCGAACATTCAGCCGGCGCAACCGCGGTCAGGGCAGGGCCTCAGGCGGGTGACAGCCCTGACGATTTGGTATCTCCGGAAGCGCGTTTGGACCGCCTGACATTTTCCAAAGCCCTTGCTTACCTGATGGCGCGGCGGCCGCGTTTTCTTTATATTTCTTTGAATGACTCGGACCACTGGGGCCATGAGGGGGACTATGCGCGGTATTTGGCGGCCTTAAGACAATATGATTTATGGCTTGCTCTGTTAGCGGCGACAATCGACGGTCTGGGTGATTACGGCCGCAATACGACCTTAATCGTCACGACCGATCATGGGCGCGGAACCGGCGCCGACTGGACCGGCCATGCGATGATTATGCAGGCAAGGGATATCTGGCTTTATGCGCGGGGTCCGCATGTATCGCCGACGGGCTCTGTCGTTGGCGCTTCGGCGCATACGCACCTGGACATCCGGCCGACCATCGAGCTATTGATGGGTCTTTGCCCGCGCAGTTGCGACGATTGCGGTTCGCCCTTGCCCGAGGTGACATCCGGTTTGGCCGCTTGCTCTCCGTAG
- a CDS encoding protein kinase, producing MRSLARVESGNLKGALEDAKMVLDRDPNNQVARSIYDYASRSMDGGNAKGQKPNFAVMLEDGLKGPDPSRLTGQGSHQGHELFKGGLRSMTLSQTLAASARHKMELGDLKGALLAASQAIGADPQNTQAYSSRAAILNKMGNYEGAKLDATRAIALDPKSTNALNERSWAHNQLKQFLPALQDADASLAIDAAQAVAHLNKAIALEGLGKYKEALEAFKAASDLDPALMAFYEDAVDKYGAQVGWTDRPKKKVSRILRQRLGPLGSALPLAGLGALGLVLAYALFKALRRVNDEPMPGQGTNGHAKTMVMPQAQVRPSDVATIAATTLAGPPSSTPTIATPSSNTAGRLIAGNFQIIRELGRGGMGVVYEGKDITLARTVAIKQMRPEIRQSSKETERFLSEARLVASLKHPNLAEIYSILQDSGDLFLVFEYISGKGLDKLMDEKPRLSPKETNNILQDVSKALDYAHSKKIIHRDLKPSNIMVTEDNQAKVMDFGIAHQAKLTVSKLTSAGMWGTPAYMPPEQEMGLASKESDLYALAVMTYEMLTGEIPFAGPNFLHQKQRCMYKPASELVPELPKALDQFFQRALNPEPQERFHGGAELLHAFQKAL from the coding sequence ATGAGGAGTTTAGCCCGTGTTGAATCCGGGAATTTAAAGGGGGCCCTTGAAGACGCGAAAATGGTCTTAGACCGGGACCCCAATAATCAAGTGGCCCGAAGCATTTATGATTACGCTTCCCGGTCCATGGACGGAGGTAATGCCAAAGGACAAAAACCCAATTTTGCGGTGATGCTTGAGGATGGATTGAAGGGGCCCGATCCTTCCCGATTAACAGGCCAAGGTTCTCATCAAGGGCATGAACTCTTTAAAGGCGGGTTAAGGTCCATGACTTTGTCCCAGACTTTAGCCGCCAGCGCCCGGCATAAGATGGAGCTTGGGGATTTAAAGGGCGCTCTGCTGGCGGCCAGCCAAGCGATCGGCGCTGATCCTCAAAACACTCAGGCTTATTCCTCCCGAGCCGCTATTTTGAACAAGATGGGCAATTACGAGGGAGCCAAGTTAGACGCCACCCGTGCCATAGCCCTTGATCCCAAATCAACGAATGCTCTTAATGAGCGCTCCTGGGCTCATAATCAGCTTAAACAGTTCCTTCCGGCTTTACAAGACGCGGACGCTTCATTAGCCATTGACGCAGCCCAGGCCGTGGCTCATTTGAACAAGGCGATTGCTTTGGAGGGATTGGGCAAGTATAAGGAGGCCTTGGAGGCGTTTAAGGCGGCATCCGATCTTGATCCGGCGTTGATGGCTTTTTACGAGGATGCTGTTGATAAGTACGGGGCTCAAGTGGGATGGACAGATCGGCCCAAGAAGAAGGTTTCAAGGATTTTAAGGCAGAGGCTGGGGCCTTTAGGTTCCGCTCTTCCGTTGGCGGGATTGGGTGCTTTGGGGTTGGTGTTGGCTTACGCGTTGTTTAAGGCATTGAGGCGGGTTAATGATGAACCGATGCCTGGGCAAGGCACGAACGGCCATGCCAAAACCATGGTGATGCCTCAAGCTCAAGTCCGGCCCTCTGATGTGGCGACAATCGCCGCAACGACGCTAGCCGGGCCTCCTTCTTCAACACCGACCATCGCAACCCCCTCCTCAAACACGGCAGGACGCTTGATTGCGGGCAACTTCCAGATTATCAGGGAATTAGGCCGGGGGGGCATGGGGGTTGTTTATGAGGGCAAGGACATCACCCTTGCCCGCACCGTGGCCATCAAGCAGATGCGTCCTGAGATACGCCAATCAAGCAAAGAAACCGAGCGATTTTTATCTGAAGCTAGACTGGTGGCGAGCTTAAAGCACCCTAATTTAGCCGAGATTTATTCAATTCTTCAGGATAGCGGGGACTTATTCCTTGTTTTTGAATACATCTCAGGCAAGGGCTTGGATAAGCTTATGGATGAGAAGCCCAGGTTAAGCCCCAAAGAAACCAACAATATTCTCCAAGATGTCTCAAAAGCCTTGGATTACGCTCATTCCAAGAAGATTATTCACAGGGATTTAAAACCTTCCAATATCATGGTGACCGAGGACAATCAGGCTAAAGTCATGGACTTCGGGATCGCGCATCAGGCCAAATTGACTGTTTCCAAGCTTACCTCAGCCGGGATGTGGGGGACCCCTGCTTATATGCCTCCTGAGCAGGAGATGGGATTAGCCTCGAAAGAATCCGATCTCTACGCCCTGGCCGTCATGACCTATGAGATGCTCACAGGAGAGATTCCCTTTGCTGGGCCTAATTTTCTTCATCAGAAGCAGCGCTGCATGTATAAACCGGCCTCAGAGCTTGTTCCTGAGCTGCCTAAAGCCCTCGATCAATTCTTCCAACGCGCTCTCAACCCGGAGCCTCAGGAAAGATTTCACGGCGGAGCCGAACTGCTCCACGCCTTCCAAAAAGCGCTTTGA
- a CDS encoding FHA domain-containing protein, whose product MLSLKVIGPHHLRWVAESGQWVLVPNQDFLTKEAVLNRFPFVIGRAEDCTLTLPQNDGMEVKASRWHCHIQERQGECCIMDGSLGVVKEAGKPKPSAAGTMINGQKITIPTRLKPGDHLQIGPWQFEVKEALGVKVDAAGVMEAITSGRGRRQLDPANPKLKEKFGQMHELVRRLAQIPDVEESLITLLGYCTSKIEAAEVAAILLAKSDGGFATRLAWQKGMGRVPEFHFSQKLLESLPADHSYLLESALKDRSESQSAHDISSGLLVPLWGKGERLGVLYLDNRRNAKSFGEEDLYLASAIASLVSLQIALNRQSELGRIKENMARYFAPDVVERIVEESASGQSVGLEVQEKLVAVLFVDMEGFTAMSHTKTPKEIAEILNPYFETLAFCIQSEGGHVNKFIGDAVMGIFGANPGEGAQLKPAEIAAQAARAALAMLKRWPEVATERGLPQKRLRIGINVGRAVVGNIGYSQRLEYSVLGDPVNVASRMEHLAPPNKTAVSEETKKLLEDLFEFEDAGEQEVKGVGKVHVYVLRAPLAVSDR is encoded by the coding sequence ATGCTTTCTCTTAAAGTGATCGGGCCGCATCATTTGCGCTGGGTGGCGGAATCAGGGCAATGGGTGCTTGTCCCCAACCAAGATTTTCTCACTAAAGAAGCCGTCCTCAACCGTTTTCCCTTTGTCATCGGCCGTGCCGAAGATTGCACATTAACCTTGCCTCAAAACGACGGCATGGAAGTCAAAGCCAGCCGCTGGCATTGCCATATTCAAGAGCGCCAGGGCGAGTGCTGTATCATGGACGGCAGCTTGGGCGTGGTCAAAGAAGCGGGCAAGCCCAAACCATCGGCGGCCGGCACCATGATCAACGGACAAAAAATCACGATCCCGACGCGCCTGAAGCCGGGCGATCATTTGCAAATCGGCCCGTGGCAGTTTGAAGTCAAAGAAGCGCTGGGGGTCAAGGTCGACGCCGCGGGCGTCATGGAAGCAATCACCAGCGGCCGGGGCCGGAGACAGCTTGATCCCGCCAATCCCAAGCTCAAGGAAAAATTCGGTCAAATGCATGAGCTGGTCCGGCGTCTGGCGCAAATCCCGGACGTGGAAGAATCTCTGATCACGCTTTTAGGCTATTGCACCTCAAAAATAGAAGCCGCGGAAGTGGCCGCGATTTTGCTGGCCAAATCCGACGGCGGCTTTGCCACGCGCCTGGCCTGGCAAAAAGGCATGGGGCGAGTCCCGGAGTTTCACTTCAGCCAGAAACTTCTTGAGTCATTGCCCGCGGACCATTCCTATCTTCTTGAATCCGCTTTAAAAGACCGCTCGGAAAGCCAGTCGGCCCATGACATCAGCTCCGGCCTTTTGGTGCCGCTCTGGGGCAAAGGGGAGCGCCTGGGCGTTCTCTATCTTGACAATCGCCGCAACGCCAAGAGCTTCGGGGAAGAAGACCTTTACCTGGCCTCGGCCATCGCGAGCCTGGTCAGCCTGCAAATCGCCCTTAATCGCCAATCGGAACTAGGCAGGATCAAGGAAAATATGGCCCGCTACTTTGCCCCGGATGTCGTCGAGCGTATCGTCGAAGAGTCGGCATCGGGACAATCCGTCGGCCTTGAGGTGCAGGAAAAATTGGTCGCCGTGCTTTTCGTGGACATGGAAGGGTTCACGGCCATGAGCCACACGAAGACTCCCAAGGAGATCGCTGAGATTTTAAATCCTTACTTTGAAACCCTGGCTTTTTGCATTCAAAGCGAGGGCGGGCACGTCAACAAATTCATCGGCGACGCGGTCATGGGGATTTTCGGCGCTAATCCGGGCGAGGGAGCGCAATTGAAACCCGCTGAAATCGCGGCCCAGGCCGCCCGCGCTGCGCTGGCCATGCTCAAGCGCTGGCCGGAGGTGGCGACCGAGCGCGGGCTGCCGCAAAAACGCCTGAGGATCGGCATCAACGTCGGGCGCGCGGTGGTCGGCAATATCGGCTATTCTCAGCGCCTGGAATACTCGGTTTTAGGCGATCCCGTGAACGTGGCCTCGCGCATGGAGCATTTAGCCCCGCCGAATAAAACCGCGGTCAGCGAGGAAACTAAAAAGCTGCTTGAGGATCTTTTCGAATTTGAAGACGCAGGCGAACAGGAAGTCAAAGGCGTGGGCAAGGTCCACGTTTATGTTCTTCGAGCGCCCCTTGCGGTCAGCGACCGGTGA
- a CDS encoding response regulator, protein MKVLVADDDPVSQKLLEAVLSEFGCEVLIAPNGQEAWETFNRQDIDLIISDWMMPEMDGLAFCRKVRRRSNSGYPFFFLITGKKTKVADYCQAMEEGVDDFLYKPIDGNVLKNQLKVVQRTRSLLISVSKVGVKGFYQFIKSKPEGLEEVNHRSLTARGARRT, encoded by the coding sequence ATGAAAGTTCTCGTCGCTGATGATGATCCGGTTTCTCAGAAGTTATTGGAGGCCGTTCTTAGCGAGTTCGGTTGCGAGGTTCTGATCGCCCCGAATGGTCAAGAAGCATGGGAAACGTTCAACCGCCAGGATATCGATCTCATTATCAGCGATTGGATGATGCCGGAAATGGACGGCCTGGCTTTTTGCCGCAAGGTCCGCCGCCGGTCCAACAGCGGGTATCCTTTCTTTTTCCTCATCACCGGAAAAAAGACCAAGGTTGCCGATTACTGTCAGGCCATGGAAGAGGGTGTCGATGATTTTTTGTACAAGCCCATCGACGGCAATGTCTTGAAGAATCAATTAAAGGTGGTGCAGCGGACCCGCAGCCTTTTGATTTCCGTCTCTAAAGTCGGCGTTAAGGGTTTTTATCAATTCATCAAATCAAAACCGGAGGGGCTGGAAGAAGTCAATCACCGGTCGCTGACCGCAAGGGGCGCTCGAAGAACATAA